In a genomic window of Diabrotica undecimpunctata isolate CICGRU chromosome 2, icDiaUnde3, whole genome shotgun sequence:
- the LOC140433852 gene encoding uncharacterized protein — protein MKRNGWFKANSKVVMRVGDEVLGNISGKGPSRDKRTWLWNDEVQRKVAKRKAKRAVATAKERSSAQLYEELETSKGMKWLKAMIKQGTSHQRTKKGRSGYIQGVKREAKRAVATAKERSFAQLYEELEISKGMKRLHIIAKASEKLPKDLTHVRQIKSSDIRVLRTDIDKLLNEEN, from the exons atgaaGCGTAACGGCTGGTTTAAAGCCAACAGTAAAGTTGTGATGCGAGTGGGAGACGAAGTGCTTGGAAATATATCTGGTAAAGGGCCTTCTAGAGACAAAAGAACTTGGTTGTGGAATGATGAGGTGCAACGGAAG GTGGCAAAGAGGAAAGCAAAACGCGCTGTAGCTACTGCCAAGGAAAGATCGTCTGcacagctgtatgaagagttgGAGACATCCAAGGGGATGAAATGGTTAAAAGCAATGATAAAGCAAGGGACAAGCCAtcaaagaactaaaaaaggaagATCAGGATATATACAAGGTGTAAAGAGGGAAGCAAAGCGcgctgtagctactgctaaggaaAGATCGTTTGCACAGCTGTACGAAGAGTTGGAGATATCCAAGGGGATGAAAAGGTTACACATCATTGCTAAAGCAAGCGAAAAGTTACCAAAGGACTTGACCCACGTGCGGCAGATTAAAAGTTCGGATATaagagtgttaagaaccgatATTGataagttgctaaatgaagaaaaCTAG